TCAGCTCGACCTCGGCCCGGTCCGCCGAGGGGAACGGCTTGAGCACGAAGTCGGCGGGATCCTGACGCCCGGGCGGACGGCCGATGCCCATCCGCACACGCAGGTAGTCGCGGGTGCCCATGACCTGGCTGATAGAACGCAAACCGTTGTGGCCGCCCTCGCCGCCGCCGCGTTTGAGGCGCACGAGACCGAAGTCGATGTCGAGTTCGTCGTGCACGACGATGAGATCGGTCGGCGCGACCGAATAGAACTTGGCCAGCGGGCCGATCTGGCGGCCGGACTCGTTCATGTAGACGCGTGGCTTGGCCACGAGAACAGACTGGCCGCCGAGGCGAACCTCGGCGACCTCCGCACCGGATTTCTTGTGAACCTTCCAGCGCTCGCCTGCCGAGTCGACGAGGCCGTCGGCGACCATCGCGCCGACGTTGTGCCTCGTCTTCTCGTACTTGGACCCGGGATTGCCGAGTCCGACAACAATTTTCACCACTCGGACAGAGCAGTCGGGGGTCGGATCACTCCGACTCCGCGGGAGCCTCTGCAGCCTCGTCCTCGGCGCCTTCGGCGTCGGCGTCGGACTCGGTGGC
The sequence above is drawn from the Gordonia rubripertincta genome and encodes:
- the pth gene encoding aminoacyl-tRNA hydrolase, translated to MKIVVGLGNPGSKYEKTRHNVGAMVADGLVDSAGERWKVHKKSGAEVAEVRLGGQSVLVAKPRVYMNESGRQIGPLAKFYSVAPTDLIVVHDELDIDFGLVRLKRGGGEGGHNGLRSISQVMGTRDYLRVRMGIGRPPGRQDPADFVLKPFPSADRAEVELMIRNGCDAVELLVSQDLESAQNTVHAW